The following are encoded together in the Arthrobacter sp. Y-9 genome:
- a CDS encoding glutamyl-tRNA reductase: protein MVLFSLTATHADLNLETVARLSKGASAVASRSAMSPPLPGRSGDAAEDLALNGSVVLATCNRFEIYAEAATERGLEAARDELLKNITTQSGLDVDTVSQALTLRRGPEVARHLFSVGAGLDSAVVGEREIAGQVRRALITAQDSGTASPGLVRLFQAASRTAKEVGTRTALGSRGLSIVSVALELATELSVDRDWENTRVVLFGTGAYAGATMALLRERGCTRVSVFSGSGRAGEFVAARGGTALDADNLSAAIAEADVLIGCSGSDRRVSAEELAEVRGPEPRPLIVIDLALSRDFDPAVDELDGVELLTLESVRLAAPEEAAESLAEATRIVDSAAHEFEAERRSRSVDSAIVALRRHTMSVLDSEMERVRARHGCTAAAEEVEFALRRMVKQLLHTPMVRGRELAAAGLQEQYVNAIEALYGIDVAEPQPAASEAGCPAHEAPSHGGAAQDHTQQVQTQQDLSA from the coding sequence GTGGTGCTCTTTTCCCTCACGGCGACCCACGCCGATCTGAACCTCGAAACCGTTGCTCGGCTGAGCAAGGGCGCTTCCGCCGTCGCCTCGCGGAGCGCCATGTCGCCGCCGCTGCCGGGCCGCTCCGGTGACGCCGCCGAGGACCTCGCGCTGAACGGCTCCGTGGTCCTGGCGACCTGCAACCGCTTCGAGATCTACGCCGAAGCCGCCACCGAACGCGGCCTGGAAGCGGCCCGTGACGAACTTCTCAAGAACATCACCACCCAGAGCGGCCTGGACGTGGACACCGTCTCCCAGGCCCTGACACTCCGCCGTGGCCCCGAAGTGGCCCGCCACCTCTTCTCGGTCGGCGCGGGACTCGACTCCGCCGTCGTCGGCGAACGCGAGATCGCGGGCCAGGTGCGCCGCGCCCTCATCACCGCCCAGGATTCCGGCACCGCGAGCCCCGGCCTGGTGCGCCTGTTCCAGGCAGCCAGCCGCACGGCGAAGGAGGTCGGCACCCGCACCGCCCTGGGCAGCCGCGGCCTCTCGATCGTCTCCGTGGCTCTCGAACTGGCCACCGAGCTGTCCGTGGACCGCGACTGGGAGAACACCCGCGTGGTCCTCTTCGGCACCGGCGCCTACGCCGGAGCCACCATGGCCCTGCTCCGCGAACGCGGCTGCACCCGGGTCAGCGTCTTCTCCGGCTCCGGCCGGGCGGGCGAATTCGTGGCGGCCCGTGGCGGCACCGCGCTCGACGCGGACAATCTGTCCGCCGCGATCGCCGAAGCCGACGTCCTGATCGGCTGCAGCGGTTCGGACCGCCGGGTGTCCGCCGAGGAGCTCGCCGAGGTCCGCGGCCCGGAGCCCAGGCCCTTGATCGTGATCGATCTGGCGCTCAGCCGCGACTTCGACCCCGCCGTGGATGAGCTCGACGGCGTGGAACTCCTCACGCTGGAATCCGTGCGGCTCGCCGCGCCCGAGGAAGCCGCCGAATCCCTGGCCGAGGCCACCCGGATCGTGGATTCCGCCGCGCATGAATTCGAAGCGGAGCGGCGCTCCCGCAGCGTGGACTCCGCCATCGTGGCGCTGCGCCGCCACACCATGTCCGTGCTCGACTCCGAGATGGAGCGCGTGCGGGCCAGGCACGGCTGCACCGCCGCCGCCGAGGAGGTGGAGTTCGCGCTGCGCCGCATGGTCAAGCAGCTCCTGCACACCCCCATGGTCCGCGGCCGCGAACTCGCCGCCGCCGGTTTGCAGGAGCAGTACGTGAACGCCATCGAGGCGCTCTACGGCATCGACGTCGCCGAGCCGCAGCCTGCCGCGTCGGAGGCCGGTTGCCCTGCGCATGAAGCCCCGTCGCACGGCGGCGCCGCGCAGGATCACACTCAGCAGGTTCAGACTCAGCAGGACCTCAGCGCCTGA
- a CDS encoding TetR/AcrR family transcriptional regulator — protein MSEARPGARTARLPRDERRAQLLQAAQEVFVANGYHGAAMDEIAETARVSKPVLYQHFPSKRELFLALLESHLAVLTDMLLTAIDSTTDNKLRVQAVMRAYFEFMAGDDQAHRLVFESGLTNDEEVSDRLETFNRTFADAVARVIAEDTKLPLLEAQLLGRGLAGMAQVSARYWLETDGKLDLDVASDLIYRLAWRGISRFPKES, from the coding sequence GTGAGCGAAGCACGGCCGGGCGCTCGTACCGCGCGTCTTCCCCGGGACGAACGGCGGGCACAGCTGCTCCAGGCGGCCCAGGAGGTGTTCGTCGCGAACGGCTATCACGGTGCCGCGATGGACGAGATCGCCGAGACGGCCCGGGTCAGCAAGCCGGTCCTCTACCAGCACTTCCCCTCCAAACGGGAACTCTTCCTCGCACTCCTGGAAAGCCATCTGGCGGTGCTGACGGACATGCTCCTGACGGCCATCGATTCCACCACGGACAACAAGCTCCGCGTCCAGGCCGTCATGCGGGCCTACTTCGAGTTCATGGCCGGCGACGATCAGGCGCACCGTCTGGTCTTCGAATCCGGACTGACCAATGACGAGGAGGTCAGCGACCGTCTGGAGACGTTCAACCGGACCTTCGCGGACGCGGTCGCCCGGGTGATCGCCGAAGACACGAAACTCCCCCTCCTGGAAGCGCAGCTCCTCGGACGCGGCCTGGCCGGCATGGCCCAGGTCAGTGCGCGGTACTGGCTCGAGACGGACGGGAAGCTCGACCTCGACGTCGCCAGCGACCTCATCTACCGCCTCGCCTGGCGCGGCATCAGCCGCTTCCCGAAGGAGAGCTGA
- the hemE gene encoding uroporphyrinogen decarboxylase, with amino-acid sequence MPSMLQALPAAHPLVTGATSDSPLITAYRGGKPTRRPVWFMRQAGRSLPEYREVRQGISMLDSCLKPELAAEITLQPVRRHDVDAGIFFSDIVIPLKLAGVGVDIVPGVGPVLENPVRTAADVAALPKLTWEALEPIRQAVRLTVEELGSTPLIGFAGAPFTLAAYMVEGRPSRDHLGPRTMMHADPETWEALAAWAADASGLFLQAQLEAGASAAQLFDSWAGSLGLADYERYVAPASARALDAVRGLGAPLIHFGTGTSELLPAMHRVGVDVMGVDYRLPLDEANRRLGGAVPLQGNIDPALLPAPWEVLEAHVRKVIAAGASAPGHVVNLGHGVPPETDPDVLTRVVELIHSIGY; translated from the coding sequence ATGCCTTCCATGCTCCAGGCCCTCCCGGCTGCCCACCCTCTGGTCACCGGCGCCACGTCGGATTCCCCGCTGATCACCGCGTACCGCGGAGGCAAGCCCACCCGTCGGCCCGTGTGGTTCATGCGCCAGGCCGGCCGCTCGCTGCCCGAATACCGCGAGGTCCGCCAGGGGATCTCCATGCTGGACTCCTGCCTCAAGCCCGAGCTCGCCGCGGAGATCACGCTGCAGCCCGTGCGCCGCCACGACGTCGACGCCGGCATCTTCTTCTCCGACATCGTGATCCCCCTCAAGCTCGCGGGCGTCGGCGTGGACATCGTCCCCGGTGTCGGCCCGGTCCTGGAGAACCCGGTGCGGACGGCTGCGGACGTCGCCGCCCTGCCGAAACTCACCTGGGAGGCCCTCGAGCCCATCCGGCAGGCCGTCCGGCTCACCGTCGAGGAGCTGGGCAGCACCCCGCTGATCGGTTTCGCAGGCGCCCCGTTCACCCTGGCCGCCTACATGGTGGAAGGCCGCCCGTCGCGCGACCACCTCGGCCCGCGGACGATGATGCACGCCGACCCCGAGACCTGGGAGGCCCTGGCCGCCTGGGCCGCCGACGCCTCGGGCCTCTTCCTTCAGGCGCAGCTCGAAGCCGGCGCCTCCGCCGCCCAGCTGTTCGACTCCTGGGCCGGTTCCCTCGGCCTGGCCGACTACGAGCGCTACGTCGCCCCCGCCTCCGCCCGGGCGCTGGACGCCGTCCGCGGCCTCGGCGCCCCGCTGATCCACTTCGGCACCGGCACCTCCGAACTGCTGCCCGCCATGCATCGGGTCGGCGTGGACGTCATGGGTGTCGACTACCGTCTGCCCCTCGACGAGGCCAACCGTCGCCTCGGTGGCGCGGTCCCGCTGCAGGGCAATATCGACCCCGCCTTGCTGCCCGCTCCGTGGGAAGTCCTGGAGGCCCATGTCCGCAAGGTCATCGCGGCGGGCGCCTCCGCCCCGGGCCACGTGGTCAACCTCGGTCACGGGGTGCCCCCGGAGACGGATCCTGACGTGCTCACCCGTGTGGTCGAGCTCATCCACTCGATCGGGTACTGA
- the moeB gene encoding molybdopterin-synthase adenylyltransferase MoeB, which produces MSSLTSRTALPPLVEPAADLTREELERYSRHVIIPEIGSEGQRRLKNARVLVIGAGGLGSPALLYLAAAGVGTLGVVDDDVVELSNLQRQVMHTVDRVGLPKTESAALAIAELNPLVTVVQHRVRLDSSNAVELFRQYDLILDGADNFETRYLVNDAAAIAGKPYVWGSIFRFDGQVSVFWEQHGPTYRDLYPEAPPAGSVPSCGEGGVFGMLCAAVGSLMVSEAIKLVTGVGRSLLGRVALFDALGGSWREITVLKDPEAQPITELSDYAAFCGIAPAEEASSEAGGEDDGVIDARRLASMLEQRDAGTRDFLLVDVRETGERDIVAIPGSVLIPQGRILAGDAWNELPRDTEIVFHCKAGSRSANVLAAARREGYTKVSHLDGGVLAWVRDVEPGKPVY; this is translated from the coding sequence ATGTCCTCCCTGACTTCCCGCACCGCTTTGCCGCCCCTGGTCGAACCCGCGGCGGATCTGACCCGCGAAGAGCTCGAGCGCTATTCGCGCCACGTGATCATCCCGGAGATCGGCTCCGAGGGCCAGCGCCGGCTGAAGAACGCGCGCGTCCTGGTGATCGGCGCCGGTGGGCTGGGCTCGCCTGCGCTGCTCTACCTCGCGGCGGCGGGCGTGGGCACCCTGGGCGTGGTGGACGACGACGTCGTGGAGCTGAGCAATCTCCAGCGGCAGGTGATGCACACGGTCGATCGTGTGGGGCTGCCGAAGACCGAATCGGCCGCGCTGGCCATCGCCGAGCTGAACCCGTTGGTGACCGTGGTCCAGCACCGCGTCCGCCTGGACTCCTCCAACGCCGTCGAGCTCTTCCGGCAGTACGACCTGATCCTGGACGGCGCCGACAACTTCGAGACCCGCTACCTCGTCAACGACGCCGCGGCGATCGCGGGCAAGCCGTACGTGTGGGGCTCGATCTTCCGGTTCGACGGGCAGGTGAGCGTGTTCTGGGAGCAGCACGGCCCCACCTACCGGGATCTGTACCCCGAAGCCCCGCCGGCCGGCAGCGTCCCGAGCTGCGGCGAAGGCGGCGTGTTCGGCATGCTGTGCGCCGCGGTGGGCTCCCTCATGGTGAGCGAGGCCATCAAGCTGGTGACGGGCGTGGGCCGGTCCCTGCTGGGCCGTGTCGCGCTGTTCGATGCCCTGGGCGGGTCCTGGCGGGAGATCACCGTGCTCAAGGATCCTGAGGCGCAGCCCATCACCGAGCTGAGCGACTACGCCGCGTTCTGCGGCATCGCACCCGCGGAGGAGGCGTCGTCGGAGGCCGGCGGTGAGGACGACGGAGTGATCGACGCGCGGCGCCTGGCTTCGATGCTGGAGCAGCGCGACGCCGGGACACGGGACTTCCTGCTGGTGGACGTGCGGGAGACGGGGGAGCGGGACATCGTGGCGATCCCGGGCTCCGTCCTCATCCCGCAGGGCCGGATCCTGGCAGGCGACGCGTGGAACGAGCTGCCGCGGGACACCGAGATCGTGTTCCACTGCAAGGCGGGCAGCCGCTCCGCGAACGTGCTGGCCGCCGCGCGCCGCGAGGGCTACACGAAGGTCAGCCACCTCGACGGCGGCGTGCTGGCATGGGTGCGGGACGTGGAGCCGGGCAAGCCGGTCTACTGA
- the hemG gene encoding protoporphyrinogen oxidase, which produces MSQHTQPQQGRGPAPVTAPAGVRRAVVVGGGVSGLLAAYRLSADGVAVTLVEARPVLGGAVGSHTVGGLTLDSGAESFATRGDAIPALLTELGLDQDVVAPHPSGAWVRLPQGPRELPKTGVLGIPADPWDEEVRRTLGWTGSLRASLDRVLPGNLGAGADVSSVARLVRLRQGRRVLKRLVEPVVGGVHAADPGLLDVDMVAPGLRNRMREHGSLGAAVLAQRQSARAIAGDSDRSGSPRRAGSAVAGLRGGMHRLVEALEARVREAGARVLTFAVARPVSRDAEGVWTVPVERDGAAETLRAEHLVVALDGPAAVELLASQVPALAAHRPEPGARIKLVTLVVDQPELDARPRGTGILVAPQTQGVQAKALTHATAKWPWLAEAAGPGVHVLRLSYGRQDGDPGQGPGPAAPESDEELFRAALADASELLGVPLAAEDVLDHDVVRWSGALPFAAVGHRQRVAAVRELCAAEPALDVVGAWLAGTGLAAVVADTLKIFTGAGTGSGQGPSRA; this is translated from the coding sequence ATGTCCCAGCACACCCAGCCACAGCAGGGCCGCGGCCCTGCCCCGGTGACCGCGCCCGCCGGGGTGCGGCGCGCCGTCGTCGTCGGCGGGGGAGTGTCGGGGCTGCTGGCCGCGTACCGGCTGAGCGCCGACGGCGTGGCCGTCACCCTCGTGGAGGCGCGGCCCGTGCTGGGCGGTGCGGTGGGTTCGCACACTGTGGGCGGGCTGACGCTCGACTCGGGCGCGGAGTCCTTCGCGACGCGCGGCGACGCCATCCCTGCTCTCCTGACGGAGCTGGGACTCGACCAGGACGTGGTCGCGCCGCATCCGTCGGGTGCGTGGGTGAGGCTTCCCCAGGGGCCGCGCGAACTCCCGAAGACCGGTGTCCTCGGCATCCCGGCCGATCCCTGGGACGAGGAGGTCCGCCGCACGCTCGGCTGGACCGGATCCCTGCGGGCGAGCCTCGACCGGGTGCTGCCCGGCAATCTCGGCGCCGGTGCGGACGTCAGCAGCGTGGCCCGGCTGGTCAGGCTGCGGCAGGGCCGGCGGGTGCTGAAACGCCTGGTCGAGCCGGTGGTGGGCGGAGTCCACGCTGCCGATCCGGGCCTGCTCGATGTGGACATGGTGGCCCCCGGCCTGCGGAACCGGATGAGGGAACACGGCTCGCTCGGCGCGGCCGTCCTCGCGCAGCGGCAGTCCGCCCGGGCGATCGCCGGGGACTCGGACCGGTCCGGAAGCCCTCGCCGTGCGGGGTCCGCCGTCGCGGGTCTCCGTGGCGGCATGCACCGGCTGGTGGAGGCGCTGGAAGCGCGCGTCCGGGAGGCCGGCGCCCGCGTGCTCACCTTTGCCGTGGCGCGGCCCGTCAGCCGGGACGCCGAGGGCGTCTGGACCGTTCCCGTCGAGCGCGACGGCGCGGCGGAGACGCTGCGCGCCGAGCACCTGGTCGTGGCGCTGGACGGCCCTGCCGCCGTCGAGCTGCTCGCCTCCCAGGTGCCCGCTCTCGCAGCGCACCGCCCCGAGCCGGGGGCGCGGATCAAGCTCGTGACCCTCGTGGTCGACCAGCCCGAGCTGGATGCCCGCCCCCGCGGCACCGGCATCCTCGTGGCGCCCCAGACGCAGGGTGTGCAGGCGAAGGCCCTCACGCACGCGACCGCGAAGTGGCCGTGGCTGGCCGAGGCCGCAGGGCCGGGCGTTCACGTGCTGCGCCTCAGCTACGGTCGTCAGGACGGTGACCCGGGTCAGGGGCCCGGCCCCGCCGCCCCCGAGAGCGACGAGGAGCTCTTCCGGGCTGCCCTGGCCGATGCGTCCGAGCTGCTGGGCGTGCCCCTCGCCGCGGAGGACGTGCTGGATCACGACGTGGTCCGCTGGTCCGGGGCGCTGCCGTTCGCGGCGGTCGGACACCGGCAGCGTGTCGCGGCCGTCCGGGAGCTGTGCGCTGCGGAGCCGGCACTCGACGTCGTGGGAGCATGGCTGGCGGGAACCGGGCTCGCCGCCGTGGTGGCGGACACGCTCAAGATTTTCACCGGAGCCGGGACCGGTTCCGGGCAGGGGCCCTCGCGGGCCTAG